In one window of Desulforhabdus amnigena DNA:
- a CDS encoding anthranilate synthase component II, translated as MIVMLDNYDSFTYNLVQYLQMLGADVQVYRNDRISVEEIRAMNPEGIVISPGPCRPEGAGISVALIQAFSGKVPLLGVCLGHQAIAVAFGGSVVHAKQLMHGKVSSVQADGKALFKGIASPFQAMRYHSLAVSRESFPECLEVTAESEDGEIMGIRHREHPTEGIQFHPESIMTPVGKRLLRNFLNRTKTR; from the coding sequence ATGATCGTAATGCTCGATAATTATGATTCTTTTACATATAATTTGGTCCAGTATCTTCAGATGCTGGGAGCGGACGTTCAGGTTTACCGCAACGACAGGATTTCCGTTGAAGAGATCCGGGCCATGAATCCCGAGGGGATCGTGATCTCTCCCGGCCCCTGCCGCCCTGAGGGTGCCGGGATTTCCGTCGCTTTGATTCAGGCCTTTTCGGGAAAAGTACCCCTTCTGGGAGTGTGCCTGGGGCACCAGGCCATCGCGGTTGCTTTCGGTGGGAGCGTGGTACACGCCAAACAGTTGATGCATGGAAAAGTCTCTTCGGTGCAGGCGGACGGCAAGGCCCTTTTCAAAGGAATAGCCAGTCCCTTCCAGGCCATGCGCTATCATTCCCTGGCCGTTTCACGCGAGAGTTTCCCCGAGTGTCTGGAGGTGACGGCGGAATCGGAAGACGGTGAAATCATGGGAATCCGTCACCGGGAACATCCCACGGAAGGCATTCAATTCCATCCCGAATCCATTATGACTCCCGTAGGAAAACGGCTGCTTCGCAATTTCCTCAACCGAACCAAAACACGATAA
- the tsf gene encoding translation elongation factor Ts yields the protein MGYIEYSRRNLLEITAGMVKELREKTNVGMMDCKKALADTGGDMEKAIDLLRKKGLAKAMKRAGKEAMEGVIHSYIHGGGRIGVLIEVNCETDFAAKSEDFNEFAKNVAMHIAAANPLAIVEEDVPQDIVERERAIYLEQARESGKPENILEKMVEGKMRKFYEESVLMKQAYVKDPDKTIQDYLNELVAKIGEKIIIRRFARYQLGE from the coding sequence ATGGGTTACATAGAATATTCAAGGAGGAATCTCTTGGAAATCACAGCTGGAATGGTCAAGGAACTGAGGGAAAAGACAAACGTCGGTATGATGGACTGCAAGAAGGCGCTCGCGGATACCGGCGGCGACATGGAAAAAGCCATCGACCTGCTTCGCAAGAAGGGTCTGGCCAAGGCCATGAAACGCGCTGGCAAGGAAGCCATGGAAGGGGTGATCCACTCCTACATCCATGGAGGGGGGCGCATAGGAGTCCTCATCGAAGTCAACTGCGAAACGGATTTTGCCGCCAAGAGCGAAGATTTCAATGAATTCGCCAAGAATGTGGCCATGCACATTGCAGCCGCAAACCCCTTGGCCATCGTCGAAGAAGATGTCCCCCAGGATATAGTGGAAAGAGAACGCGCCATTTACCTGGAGCAGGCAAGGGAATCCGGCAAGCCCGAAAATATCCTCGAAAAAATGGTCGAGGGCAAGATGCGCAAATTTTACGAGGAATCCGTTCTCATGAAGCAGGCCTATGTCAAGGACCCCGACAAGACGATTCAGGACTACCTGAACGAACTGGTGGCAAAGATTGGGGAAAAGATCATTATCCGCCGCTTTGCCAGGTATCAGTTGGGCGAATAG
- the pyrH gene encoding UMP kinase encodes MNQTEKPLYQRILLKLSGEALMGREPYGIDSHVLGEVAEQVGEIHELGVEVAVVIGGGNIFRGVSGASRGMDRSTADYMGMLATVMNGLALQQALEKVGIATRVQSAIDMKEVAEPYIRRRAIRHLEKGRVVIFAAGTGLPFFTTDTTAALRAIEIGASVLMKATRVDGVYPTDPEKDPSAVKFDRISFSEVLQKNLGVMDATAISLARDQNMRIIVFNLLKKGNIKRVILGDPIGTVVEGFDHVE; translated from the coding sequence ATGAATCAGACGGAAAAACCTCTGTATCAAAGGATTCTTTTGAAACTGAGCGGTGAGGCACTGATGGGAAGAGAACCCTACGGGATCGATTCTCATGTGCTGGGGGAAGTCGCCGAGCAGGTTGGCGAAATTCACGAACTGGGGGTCGAGGTGGCGGTGGTGATTGGAGGGGGAAACATCTTCCGGGGCGTTTCCGGAGCCTCCCGCGGGATGGATCGTTCCACCGCCGATTATATGGGCATGCTCGCTACGGTGATGAACGGTCTGGCATTGCAGCAGGCCCTGGAAAAAGTGGGTATTGCCACACGCGTGCAATCGGCCATTGATATGAAAGAAGTGGCCGAACCCTACATTCGCCGCCGTGCCATACGTCATTTGGAAAAAGGCCGTGTTGTCATTTTCGCAGCGGGAACCGGCCTTCCTTTCTTCACGACAGATACAACCGCAGCCCTTCGAGCCATCGAAATCGGCGCATCCGTTCTGATGAAAGCCACTCGAGTGGACGGCGTCTATCCAACCGACCCTGAAAAAGATCCCTCGGCGGTAAAGTTCGACCGCATCAGTTTTTCTGAAGTACTCCAGAAAAACCTCGGCGTCATGGATGCCACAGCCATATCTCTTGCACGAGACCAGAACATGCGCATCATCGTTTTCAACCTGCTGAAGAAAGGCAACATCAAGAGAGTGATTTTAGGGGACCCCATAGGAACCGTGGTGGAGGGATTTGACCATGTTGAATGA
- a CDS encoding anthranilate synthase component I family protein: MKLKLYPEKKEFLKLTERGNLIPVCLDILADTETPLSALAKIYDGKGPVFLLESVEGGERWGRYSFLGLSSRCTVRVYREKVVVEEGSARREVLHHGDPLSVMRSLMSGYRPVSLPGLPRFWGGMVGFLTYEAVSFFEEIPNRCSDETLLAHFVIPDQLFVFDNIRHTLSLVAYAMVDGEDPGEVYDAALKTIDFMQGLLRKPLPEERAMEECPLKLEPIVEPESFRNQVSRIKEYITDGDVIQTVLSQPFVCTPPPDPWLLYRAQRYVNPSPYMYFLHFGDSVLVGSSPETMVRLENGVATLRPIAGTRPRGKTEQNDRALADELLQDPKERAEHLMLVDLGRNDLGRVAEIGTVQVTDLMVVERYSHVMHLVSNITCDLKTGSDAWDLLKATFPAGTLTGAPKVRAMEIIAELEKEPRGAYGGAIGYVSFTGNMDLAITIRTACIQDGRLTVRAGAGIVADSDPERERQETINKAMSIQRALQLICQNK, from the coding sequence ATGAAACTCAAATTATATCCCGAAAAAAAAGAATTTTTGAAATTGACCGAGCGGGGAAACCTCATTCCTGTCTGTCTGGACATCCTGGCGGACACGGAAACACCTCTTTCCGCTCTTGCGAAGATCTATGACGGCAAGGGGCCGGTTTTCCTCCTGGAAAGTGTGGAAGGTGGGGAACGCTGGGGCCGGTACAGCTTCCTGGGACTTTCCTCTCGCTGTACCGTTCGCGTCTACCGCGAAAAAGTGGTGGTGGAGGAAGGGAGCGCACGCCGTGAAGTGCTCCACCACGGGGATCCCCTCTCCGTCATGCGTTCCCTCATGTCGGGTTACCGGCCGGTTTCCCTTCCCGGGCTTCCCCGTTTTTGGGGCGGGATGGTGGGTTTCCTCACTTATGAAGCGGTTTCCTTCTTCGAAGAAATCCCCAATCGTTGTTCGGATGAGACGCTCCTGGCTCATTTCGTGATTCCCGACCAGTTGTTTGTGTTCGACAATATCCGCCACACACTCTCTCTTGTGGCCTATGCCATGGTCGACGGCGAGGACCCGGGAGAGGTCTACGATGCAGCCTTGAAAACCATCGACTTCATGCAGGGGCTGCTCAGGAAGCCTTTGCCCGAAGAGCGAGCCATGGAGGAGTGTCCTCTGAAACTCGAGCCCATTGTAGAGCCCGAATCCTTCCGCAACCAGGTGAGCCGCATCAAAGAATACATCACCGACGGCGATGTGATTCAGACAGTGCTCTCTCAGCCTTTTGTGTGCACTCCCCCGCCCGACCCCTGGCTGCTTTACCGCGCTCAACGCTACGTCAATCCATCTCCTTACATGTACTTTCTCCATTTCGGCGATTCGGTGCTGGTGGGCTCTTCCCCCGAAACCATGGTGCGGTTGGAAAACGGTGTGGCGACTCTTCGCCCCATTGCTGGTACGCGTCCCCGTGGAAAAACGGAACAGAACGACCGGGCCCTGGCGGACGAACTCCTTCAGGACCCCAAAGAACGGGCCGAGCATCTGATGCTCGTGGATCTCGGGAGAAACGACCTGGGCCGTGTGGCTGAAATTGGAACGGTCCAGGTGACGGACCTCATGGTGGTGGAACGCTATTCCCATGTGATGCATCTTGTTTCCAACATCACCTGTGACCTGAAGACGGGTTCCGACGCATGGGACCTGCTCAAGGCGACCTTTCCGGCGGGGACTCTTACGGGAGCCCCCAAAGTGCGGGCCATGGAAATCATCGCCGAACTGGAAAAGGAACCCAGGGGGGCTTACGGTGGCGCCATCGGATATGTTTCCTTCACGGGGAACATGGATCTGGCCATCACCATTCGAACAGCGTGCATACAGGATGGGCGCCTCACAGTGCGGGCCGGGGCCGGAATCGTGGCTGATTCGGATCCCGAGAGGGAGCGTCAGGAAACGATCAATAAGGCCATGTCCATTCAGAGGGCGCTGCAACTGATCTGTCAGAACAAATGA
- a CDS encoding phosphatidate cytidylyltransferase — MWDWRQWNSHKQRLVTGLSMAIPVLILLAFGPYWSWCLLLGLAAGVGLWEYQRMVLPSELPQHWRFGYILLGLVFPSAAAMGGATGLHSALVFCLFAGFLTLLFFSPQDSQGIAKLSRLSLGWLYIPYLLSYVLLIGQADQGRPWIFFTLIVIVASDAGAFYTGKRLGQHKLYERVSPKKTLEGSAGGLLASLLFGTLFGILFIGTASIGEFLFLSGFLAIVGQLGDLVESLMKRLYGKKDSSNLLPGHGGLLDRLDSLFFAFPATWFFLQWLDQGLP; from the coding sequence ATGTGGGACTGGCGCCAGTGGAATTCTCATAAACAGCGATTGGTAACGGGATTGTCGATGGCCATCCCCGTGCTCATTCTGCTGGCCTTCGGGCCGTATTGGAGCTGGTGTCTCCTGCTGGGCCTGGCCGCAGGGGTCGGCCTCTGGGAATATCAAAGGATGGTTCTCCCTTCCGAGCTGCCTCAACACTGGAGATTCGGTTATATTCTGCTGGGCCTTGTCTTTCCATCGGCTGCGGCCATGGGAGGTGCGACCGGGCTCCATAGCGCCCTCGTTTTCTGTCTTTTTGCGGGCTTTCTCACTTTGCTCTTCTTTTCTCCCCAGGATTCGCAGGGAATCGCCAAGCTCTCCCGGCTCAGTCTGGGCTGGCTTTACATCCCCTACCTCCTCTCATATGTATTGCTCATCGGACAAGCCGATCAAGGAAGACCCTGGATATTTTTTACACTCATCGTGATCGTCGCAAGTGATGCGGGAGCCTTTTATACAGGGAAACGCCTGGGGCAGCATAAACTCTATGAACGAGTCAGCCCGAAGAAAACCCTGGAGGGATCGGCCGGGGGGCTGCTTGCCAGCCTCCTTTTCGGGACCTTGTTCGGCATTCTTTTCATTGGCACCGCCAGCATCGGGGAATTCCTTTTTCTAAGCGGATTTCTCGCCATCGTCGGGCAACTTGGCGACCTGGTGGAATCCCTGATGAAGAGACTCTACGGCAAGAAGGATTCCAGCAACCTTCTTCCAGGACACGGTGGCCTGCTGGACCGCCTGGACAGCCTTTTTTTTGCTTTTCCCGCCACCTGGTTTTTCCTGCAGTGGCTGGATCAAGGATTACCATAG
- the frr gene encoding ribosome recycling factor: MLNDIYADARDRMTKALENLEQEYKRLRTGRASVSLVDGIRVEYYGTPTPLNQLATLTVPEPRTITIQPWDTTVIAEVEKAILKSELGLTPMNDGKIIRINIPVLTADRRKELVKLAKKMAEESKVAVRNIRRDVNEMIKDLKKEKEISEDEGFKAQDETQKITDEFIKKVDEIYNAKEKEILEI, encoded by the coding sequence ATGTTGAATGATATTTATGCAGATGCCCGGGATCGTATGACTAAGGCTCTGGAAAACCTGGAACAAGAATATAAGAGACTGCGTACAGGTAGAGCATCGGTCTCTCTGGTGGACGGGATTCGTGTGGAATATTACGGAACACCGACCCCCCTCAATCAGCTGGCCACACTGACGGTCCCCGAACCCCGCACCATTACGATTCAGCCATGGGACACTACCGTCATCGCCGAAGTGGAGAAAGCCATCCTGAAATCCGAGTTGGGGCTCACTCCCATGAACGACGGTAAAATCATTCGCATCAACATTCCCGTACTCACAGCCGACCGCCGCAAAGAACTGGTGAAGCTCGCCAAGAAAATGGCCGAAGAGAGCAAAGTGGCGGTTCGCAACATCCGGCGGGATGTGAATGAAATGATCAAGGACCTCAAGAAAGAAAAAGAGATCTCCGAAGATGAAGGGTTCAAGGCTCAGGATGAGACTCAGAAAATAACCGACGAATTCATCAAGAAGGTCGATGAAATTTATAATGCCAAAGAAAAAGAAATTCTGGAAATTTGA
- a CDS encoding isoprenyl transferase, whose protein sequence is MYRIDPNKLPRHVAIIMDGNGRWARQRLRNRVFGHEEGANSVREVVRCCRKLEIPYLTLYAFSKENWQRPLTEVSALWHLLNRFLESELPEMVDKEIRLRHIGDPDGIPEEVFKKLQTAVAHTAGFDKLNLSLAINYGGRQEIVRAARLFAIDVQEGRHQPGDLTSELFSNYLFTAQYPDPDLIIRTGGEYRVSNFLLWQLAYAELYTTEILWPDFRENQFMEALTDYQGRERRFGKTGDQVKRELAN, encoded by the coding sequence ATGTATCGAATCGATCCCAATAAGCTTCCACGTCATGTGGCAATCATCATGGACGGAAATGGGCGATGGGCGCGGCAGAGACTCCGAAACCGGGTTTTCGGCCATGAGGAGGGAGCCAACTCCGTCAGGGAAGTGGTGCGATGCTGCCGAAAACTGGAAATTCCCTATCTGACTCTCTATGCCTTTTCCAAAGAAAACTGGCAAAGACCACTGACGGAAGTTTCAGCCCTCTGGCACCTTCTCAATCGCTTCCTGGAATCCGAGCTCCCAGAGATGGTAGATAAGGAAATCCGGCTGCGACACATCGGAGACCCCGACGGTATTCCGGAAGAGGTCTTCAAAAAGCTGCAGACCGCTGTGGCGCACACCGCCGGGTTTGACAAGTTGAATCTCAGCCTCGCCATCAATTACGGCGGTCGGCAGGAAATCGTGAGGGCGGCACGACTCTTTGCCATCGATGTTCAGGAAGGCCGCCATCAGCCGGGCGATCTCACCTCCGAACTCTTTTCCAACTATCTCTTCACGGCCCAATACCCCGATCCGGATCTTATCATTCGTACGGGCGGAGAATACCGGGTCAGCAATTTTCTGCTCTGGCAGTTGGCCTATGCGGAACTCTACACCACCGAAATTCTCTGGCCCGATTTTCGCGAGAATCAGTTTATGGAAGCGCTGACCGATTACCAGGGAAGAGAACGCCGCTTTGGAAAAACCGGAGATCAAGTCAAAAGGGAACTCGCAAACTGA
- the trpC gene encoding indole-3-glycerol phosphate synthase TrpC: protein MSQDFLSKILEKKKEEVEAARRMIPEDRLKEAAQKPRERHSLLKRLSAPGPYGTNIIAEIKRGSPSRGAIRADLDPQAYARSYEKAGAAAISVLTDESFFMGSPEDLKKVRAAVDLPLLRKDFVISPYQIYEAVVWGADAVLLIVRALSPDLLKTCIELSRELGLDALVEVHSEKELETATRAGARLVGINNRDLTTFKTDIRTSVRLSRLLESHQVAVAESGIHERAQIEELLDAGIWNFLIGESLVKAPDPEPVLRSFLGQ from the coding sequence ATGTCACAGGATTTTTTGAGCAAGATCCTTGAAAAGAAAAAAGAGGAAGTGGAAGCGGCTCGAAGGATGATTCCCGAAGACCGCCTCAAGGAAGCGGCGCAAAAGCCCAGAGAGCGGCATTCGCTTTTGAAAAGACTCTCTGCGCCCGGGCCGTATGGAACGAATATTATCGCTGAAATCAAGCGGGGATCCCCGTCGCGCGGAGCCATTCGGGCGGACCTCGATCCGCAGGCGTATGCAAGATCCTACGAAAAGGCGGGAGCTGCAGCCATTTCGGTGCTCACGGACGAGTCGTTTTTCATGGGCAGCCCGGAGGACCTGAAAAAGGTGCGTGCTGCGGTAGATCTTCCTCTTTTGCGTAAGGACTTTGTGATTTCTCCCTACCAGATCTACGAAGCCGTGGTTTGGGGCGCGGATGCCGTGTTGCTCATCGTGAGGGCCCTCTCCCCGGATCTGCTCAAAACATGCATCGAGCTGAGCCGGGAGTTGGGCCTAGATGCTCTGGTGGAAGTCCATTCGGAAAAGGAGCTCGAGACAGCGACGCGGGCCGGAGCGCGCCTGGTGGGAATCAACAACCGGGATCTCACTACTTTCAAGACGGACATTCGGACCTCGGTGCGGCTCTCCCGCCTTCTCGAATCCCATCAGGTGGCCGTTGCCGAGAGCGGAATCCATGAACGGGCTCAAATCGAGGAGCTTCTGGATGCGGGAATATGGAACTTTCTCATTGGCGAGAGCCTGGTGAAGGCGCCTGATCCGGAACCCGTTCTGAGAAGTTTCCTGGGGCAGTGA
- the aroF gene encoding 3-deoxy-7-phosphoheptulonate synthase: protein MLIVMNKKASPSEIDAVVSVIEAKGYTARPMPGGQRVAICVLHNPGPVEAGPFLSMPGVKEVIPVTHPYKLVSRESQPEDSVIDVGGVKIGNGHLVMIAGPCAIESEEQALTIAHKVKAAGAELFRGGAFKPRTSPYAFQGLGEEGLKILAKVRAETGMPVVTEAMDHDVFDLVEEYADVIQIGTRNMQNFSLLRRAGRARKPVVLKRGMAATIEEWLMAAEYIMEGGNSDVILCERGVRTFAHHSRNTLDLSAIPVVRKESHLPIIVDPSHAAGRRDQVIPLSRASVAVGCHGLMVEVHHQPEKALSDGAQSLYPEQFESLMQQIKPIFEIFRPLGNLD, encoded by the coding sequence ATGCTGATCGTCATGAACAAAAAAGCTTCACCTTCGGAGATCGATGCAGTGGTATCCGTCATAGAGGCAAAGGGATACACGGCGCGGCCCATGCCGGGGGGGCAGAGAGTGGCCATATGCGTGCTGCACAATCCGGGACCGGTGGAAGCCGGCCCTTTTCTGAGTATGCCGGGAGTCAAGGAAGTCATTCCCGTGACCCATCCGTACAAACTGGTGAGTCGTGAATCCCAACCCGAGGATTCGGTCATTGATGTCGGCGGCGTGAAGATCGGCAACGGCCACCTGGTGATGATCGCCGGCCCCTGTGCCATCGAGAGCGAAGAGCAGGCCCTGACCATCGCTCACAAGGTCAAGGCGGCGGGAGCGGAGCTCTTCAGGGGGGGCGCCTTCAAACCCAGAACGTCTCCCTATGCATTCCAGGGACTCGGCGAAGAAGGCTTGAAGATCCTCGCCAAAGTCCGTGCGGAAACGGGCATGCCTGTTGTGACGGAAGCCATGGACCACGATGTGTTCGACCTGGTGGAAGAATATGCCGATGTGATTCAGATCGGCACGAGGAACATGCAAAATTTCAGCCTGCTTCGACGCGCCGGCCGGGCCAGGAAGCCGGTCGTCCTCAAACGCGGCATGGCCGCTACCATAGAAGAATGGCTGATGGCCGCCGAATACATCATGGAAGGCGGAAATTCCGACGTGATTCTCTGTGAGCGGGGAGTACGCACTTTCGCGCACCACAGCCGAAACACTTTGGACCTTTCCGCCATTCCGGTGGTTCGCAAGGAAAGCCATCTTCCCATCATCGTGGATCCGAGCCACGCAGCCGGACGCCGCGACCAGGTGATCCCCTTGAGCCGGGCTTCCGTTGCCGTGGGGTGTCACGGATTGATGGTGGAAGTACATCACCAGCCCGAAAAGGCTCTGAGTGACGGGGCTCAATCGCTCTATCCCGAACAGTTTGAAAGCCTGATGCAACAGATCAAACCCATTTTTGAAATCTTTCGCCCCCTGGGAAACCTGGATTGA
- the trpD gene encoding anthranilate phosphoribosyltransferase, translated as MFQDSLKKIIQRHDLDEAEMAYVMTEIMSGNCTDAQIGALMGALATKGETFSELAGAARAMRRKATRIQTTADTVVDTCGTGGDRAGTFNISTTAAFVVAGCGVTVAKHGNRSVSSKCGSADLLEALGVRLDVAPEVVEEAIEEIGIGFLFAPVFHGAMRHAARARKEVGVRSIFNMLGPLTNPAGANCQLLGVYAPGLTEMFAQALRLLGTRRAFVVHGHDGLDEITVCAPTRVSELKDGMIRTYDITPQQLLGRQARPQDLAGGDAAENAEISRRILAGEKGPKRDVVVVNAAGALIAAGVAADFPEGIQKAEAAIDSGAASAKLDALVRYTNENA; from the coding sequence ATGTTTCAAGACAGCCTCAAGAAAATCATTCAAAGACATGACCTGGACGAAGCGGAAATGGCTTATGTCATGACGGAAATAATGTCCGGCAACTGTACGGACGCTCAAATCGGGGCACTCATGGGCGCTCTGGCCACCAAGGGCGAGACCTTTTCGGAACTGGCTGGAGCGGCCCGGGCCATGCGGCGCAAAGCCACTCGCATCCAGACGACAGCGGACACGGTGGTGGATACCTGCGGAACGGGCGGGGACCGGGCGGGGACGTTCAATATTTCTACCACGGCCGCCTTTGTGGTGGCCGGCTGCGGAGTCACGGTCGCAAAACACGGCAATCGGTCCGTTTCCAGCAAGTGCGGCAGCGCGGACCTTCTGGAGGCCCTGGGGGTGCGGTTGGATGTGGCTCCGGAAGTTGTGGAGGAAGCCATCGAAGAGATCGGGATCGGTTTTCTCTTCGCCCCGGTCTTTCATGGGGCCATGCGCCATGCGGCCCGGGCCAGGAAGGAGGTGGGCGTGCGTTCCATTTTCAATATGCTGGGGCCGCTCACGAACCCCGCCGGCGCCAACTGCCAGTTGCTCGGAGTCTATGCTCCCGGACTGACAGAAATGTTCGCCCAGGCTCTGCGCCTTTTGGGAACGCGGCGGGCTTTCGTGGTGCATGGACACGACGGGCTGGATGAAATCACCGTCTGTGCCCCCACCCGGGTTTCCGAACTCAAGGACGGCATGATTCGAACCTACGATATCACTCCGCAGCAGCTTCTGGGAAGGCAGGCTCGCCCCCAGGATCTCGCAGGGGGCGATGCCGCCGAAAACGCGGAGATTTCGCGCCGGATTCTGGCAGGTGAAAAAGGTCCCAAACGGGACGTGGTGGTGGTGAATGCTGCGGGGGCTCTCATTGCTGCAGGCGTGGCGGCCGATTTTCCCGAAGGCATTCAGAAAGCGGAAGCGGCCATTGATAGTGGAGCCGCGAGTGCCAAGCTCGATGCTCTCGTGCGCTATACCAACGAAAATGCCTGA
- the rpsB gene encoding 30S ribosomal protein S2: MKQLLEAGVHFGHQTRRWNPKMKPYIFGARNGIYIIDLQRTVRLFHTAYRFVSQTAAAGESVLFVGTKQQARDTIAQEAQRAGMYYVNQRWLGGMLTNFKTIKLRIDRLKELDAMVEDGSINRFPKIEVIKLLNERTKLEKNLGGIKEMTRLPGALFVVDTHRENIAVQEANRLGIPVVAVVDTNCDPDMIDYVIPGNDDAIRAISLMASKIADACIDGRREFAEKQQAEQDKGMESLEEVPAGQILKEEESGPEVEIVSEESKNE; the protein is encoded by the coding sequence ATGAAACAATTGTTGGAAGCGGGTGTTCATTTCGGCCACCAGACACGCCGTTGGAACCCCAAAATGAAACCCTACATCTTTGGTGCGCGCAACGGGATCTATATCATCGACCTGCAGCGTACGGTCAGGCTTTTTCACACGGCTTACCGGTTTGTGTCACAAACCGCGGCGGCCGGAGAAAGCGTACTCTTTGTGGGAACCAAGCAGCAGGCCCGTGATACCATCGCCCAGGAAGCCCAAAGGGCCGGGATGTACTATGTCAATCAACGCTGGCTCGGCGGGATGCTCACCAACTTCAAAACCATCAAGCTGAGAATCGACCGTTTGAAAGAGCTGGATGCGATGGTTGAAGATGGCAGCATCAACCGCTTTCCCAAGATAGAAGTCATCAAGCTGTTGAATGAACGCACCAAGCTGGAAAAGAACCTGGGGGGCATCAAGGAGATGACCCGGCTGCCGGGAGCTCTTTTTGTCGTGGACACTCACAGGGAAAACATCGCTGTTCAGGAGGCCAACCGCCTGGGTATCCCCGTTGTCGCCGTGGTCGATACCAACTGTGATCCGGACATGATCGACTATGTCATTCCCGGCAACGACGATGCCATTCGCGCTATCAGCCTCATGGCATCCAAAATCGCCGACGCATGCATCGATGGCAGACGGGAATTTGCCGAAAAGCAGCAGGCTGAACAGGACAAGGGCATGGAATCCCTGGAAGAGGTTCCAGCAGGTCAAATCCTCAAGGAAGAAGAAAGCGGGCCTGAAGTAGAAATCGTCAGCGAAGAATCCAAAAACGAATAG
- a CDS encoding 1-deoxy-D-xylulose-5-phosphate reductoisomerase, whose amino-acid sequence MNQKNLTILGCTGSIGVSTLEVVRQFPDRFEVAALAAGRNITLLREQIEEFCPRLVSVMDEELADKLSQSLRDLNTPPQIVFGPEGYKRVATIPEAEMLVSAMVGAAGLLPTLAAIEAGKHIALANKETLVIAGEIVMALAAEKNVRILPVDSEHSAIFQSLQGNHRSALKRILLTASGGPFFNKGAEELEKVTPEAALCHPNWSMGRKITIDSATLMNKGLEVIEARWLFDVPVDQIAVHIHPESIIHSMVEYIDGSVIAQLGMPDMKIPIAYALSYPDRIPVQGPHLDLFRLGKLTFYPPDMEKFPCLRLAYDASKKGSTLPAVLNAANEVAVHSFLDGQIGFSDIPYLIETTMNKHKASGSLTLERIIEADRWAREEAGRLAQSLSKR is encoded by the coding sequence ATGAACCAGAAAAATCTGACTATTCTTGGATGTACGGGTTCCATAGGAGTAAGCACTCTAGAGGTTGTTCGGCAATTTCCTGACCGATTCGAGGTAGCCGCGTTGGCTGCCGGACGCAACATCACACTGCTTCGAGAACAAATCGAAGAATTTTGCCCACGTCTGGTTTCAGTCATGGACGAGGAGCTTGCCGATAAACTGAGCCAATCCCTGAGGGATCTCAACACCCCCCCGCAGATCGTATTCGGCCCCGAAGGCTACAAACGGGTAGCGACGATACCCGAAGCCGAAATGCTGGTCTCAGCCATGGTGGGGGCTGCCGGGCTCCTGCCCACTCTGGCGGCCATCGAAGCCGGCAAACATATTGCGCTGGCAAACAAGGAGACTTTGGTCATAGCCGGTGAAATCGTGATGGCCCTTGCCGCCGAGAAGAACGTTCGGATTCTCCCCGTGGACAGTGAACACAGCGCCATTTTTCAGTCTCTCCAGGGAAATCATCGCAGTGCCCTCAAGCGCATTCTCCTCACTGCATCCGGGGGACCTTTTTTCAACAAAGGTGCAGAAGAGCTTGAAAAGGTTACACCCGAAGCAGCACTCTGTCACCCCAACTGGTCCATGGGACGCAAGATCACCATTGATTCCGCCACACTTATGAACAAGGGCCTGGAAGTCATAGAAGCCAGGTGGCTGTTCGACGTTCCAGTGGACCAGATCGCCGTACATATCCATCCCGAGAGCATCATCCATTCCATGGTCGAATACATCGATGGGTCGGTCATTGCTCAATTGGGTATGCCGGACATGAAAATCCCCATCGCCTATGCTCTCTCCTATCCCGACCGCATCCCCGTCCAAGGGCCTCATCTCGACCTCTTCCGTCTGGGAAAACTTACTTTCTATCCGCCGGATATGGAGAAATTTCCATGCCTTCGTCTCGCCTATGATGCGAGCAAGAAGGGTTCCACGCTTCCTGCGGTTTTGAATGCGGCCAATGAGGTGGCAGTTCACTCTTTTCTCGACGGGCAAATAGGCTTTTCCGACATTCCCTATCTCATCGAAACAACTATGAACAAGCATAAGGCCTCGGGCTCCCTCACCCTTGAAAGGATCATCGAGGCGGACCGCTGGGCAAGAGAAGAGGCTGGACGTCTGGCACAAAGCCTCTCGAAGCGTTGA